The following coding sequences lie in one Monomorium pharaonis isolate MP-MQ-018 chromosome 1, ASM1337386v2, whole genome shotgun sequence genomic window:
- the LOC114254677 gene encoding uncharacterized protein LOC114254677 — translation MLARHKKKNNQTNSDVKLKFDITQNQSYTGMMSENSSKNKEIQTENKNEMQTKNKDETQTENKDNMQIENKDEKQMEISGADQNFVKHVLCHCQTQFNVKIITFVWSIANFFNLLDSIDTLTSSNIEQQSFKLQMCIDRKKNKLSFSISDKLNAQINIRRYIVSIQGMRPIMLTNWKTFRLGTVLYDMCLETLRLNQTTYVTNNTFVIEFKFEFYDKIFNRISYETITGLRPSLPIFNNSLISDNKSDFLVTLAIDGKLLRIEKSLLCAKSTYFNKMFETLSEEDAKKNIELSDVPYDIFEIIIVFLQTGYFSYTLYKDSNDFINKLYLLLSAADNYDMKELKIQCEKHLIEYTVKANVVLHLHIAIANKAKYLENYAKKLIKLYLNDIIATKDFLNLIENNSKIFVDIMRQELFEEDVSYSTCNNNNDIV, via the exons ATGCTGGCTCGTcataagaagaaaaacaatCAGACAAATAGTGACGTGAAGCTAAAGTTTGATATAACACAGAACCAAAGTTATACAG GTATGATGTCTGAGAATTCGTCGAAAAATAAGGAAATACAGACAGAAAATAAGAATGAAATGCAGACAAAAAACAAGGATGAAACGCAGACAGAAAATAAGGATAACATGCAAATAGAAAATAAGGATGAAAAGCAGATGGAGATATCTGGAGCAGATCAGAATTTTGTGAAGCACGTTCTTTGTCATTGTCAAACGCAatttaatgtgaaaataattactttcgtATGGAGtattgctaatttttttaatttacttgatAGTATTGATACTTTAACATCTAGTAATATTGAACAGCAGTCCTTTAAACTTCAGATGTGCATTGAtaggaaaaagaataaattaagcTTTTCTATTTCCGACAAATTAAATGCCCAAATTAATATTCGCAGATATATAGTTAGTATCCAAGGTATGAGACCAATTATGCTTACAAATTGGAAGACGTTTCGTTTAGGTACTGTTCTTTATGACATGTGTCTTGAAACCCTTCGTTTAAATCAGACAACTTATGTAACAAacaatacatttgtaatagAGTTTAAGTttgaattttatgataaaatatttaatcgcaTTTCGTACGAAACTATAACAGGACTGCGACCATCCTTaccaatatttaacaattcttTAATCTCTGATAATAAATCCGATTTTTTAGTTACATTAGCAATAGATGGGAAACTTCTTCGTATAGAGAAATCATTATTGTGTGCCAAGAGTACATACTTCAATAAAATGTTCGAAACTTTGTCAGAAGaagatgcaaaaaaaaatatagaattatctgATGTACCATATGATATTTTCGAAATTATAATAGTCTTTTTACAAACTGGTTACTTTagttatactttatataaagattctaatgattttataaataaactctATCTTCTTCTTTCAGCAGCTGATAATTATGATATGAAAGAACTTAAAATACAGtgtgaaaaacatttaatagaaTACACAGTAAAAGCAAATGttgtattacatttacatattgCCATTGCAAACAAGGCAAAATACTTGGagaattatgcaaaaaaattaattaaattatacttaaatgatattatagccaccaaagattttttaaacttgattgaaaataattctaaaatatttgttgacaTCATGAGACAAGAATTATTTGAAGAAGATGTTTCGTATTCTACATGTAACAATAACAATgatatagtttaa